In one window of Kitasatospora sp. MMS16-BH015 DNA:
- a CDS encoding alpha/beta hydrolase — MQPNHKRLGAVRLSAVRRKAKQLSATKLSVLRRRRVKRVLIGVFAASAVLADAGAAAAQAVSANEQVAITSPPAGSAEWVADHSLGRSLPDPATASATVVATFFASLTPEQTTRLIAEYPLVVGNLDGAPLQTRYQANRLAIAAERDKARARANDTKLDADTRALALSRANDSEGLLAKGRQILAFDPRGRGLVSEVYGDLASAQRVAVLVPGSDADLAHFDQTADPLRSPAGMARALLAEEHRQDPNAHTAVIAWTGYVTPSGLGPDAVTSRLAEAAAPRLARLLSGLAVTSSPAAPPALFCHSYGSVVCGVAAPRIHDGLRTDLVVFGSPGMGVQNAAELGDGVRVWATRNPTDWIGNVPYLEVGGLGHGADPTGPDFDAVQVSSAGAAGHTGYLSPHTASLRNFGSIALGDYGDVTHP; from the coding sequence ATGCAGCCCAACCACAAACGGCTCGGTGCGGTGCGCCTCAGCGCGGTACGCCGGAAGGCGAAGCAGCTGAGCGCCACCAAGCTCAGCGTCCTGCGCCGCCGCCGGGTCAAGCGGGTGCTGATAGGCGTCTTCGCCGCCTCCGCCGTGCTGGCCGACGCCGGCGCCGCCGCCGCCCAGGCGGTCTCCGCCAACGAGCAGGTGGCCATCACCTCTCCCCCGGCCGGCTCCGCCGAGTGGGTGGCCGACCACTCGCTGGGCCGCTCGCTGCCCGACCCGGCCACCGCGAGCGCCACCGTCGTGGCCACCTTCTTCGCCTCGCTCACCCCCGAGCAGACCACCCGCCTGATCGCCGAGTACCCACTGGTGGTCGGCAACCTGGACGGCGCCCCGCTGCAGACCCGCTACCAGGCCAACCGGCTGGCCATCGCCGCCGAGCGCGACAAGGCCCGGGCCCGGGCCAACGACACCAAGCTGGACGCCGACACCCGCGCACTGGCCCTCTCCCGCGCCAACGACAGCGAGGGCCTGCTCGCCAAGGGCCGCCAGATCCTGGCCTTCGACCCGCGTGGCCGCGGCCTGGTCAGCGAGGTCTACGGCGACCTCGCCTCGGCCCAGCGGGTGGCCGTCCTGGTGCCCGGTTCGGACGCCGACCTGGCCCACTTCGACCAGACCGCCGACCCGCTGCGCTCCCCCGCCGGGATGGCCCGCGCGCTGCTCGCCGAGGAGCACCGGCAGGACCCGAACGCCCACACCGCGGTGATCGCCTGGACCGGCTACGTGACCCCCTCCGGCCTCGGCCCGGACGCCGTCACCTCCCGCCTGGCCGAGGCTGCCGCCCCCCGGCTGGCCCGCCTGCTCTCCGGCCTGGCCGTCACCAGCTCCCCCGCCGCCCCGCCCGCCCTCTTCTGCCACTCCTACGGCTCGGTGGTCTGCGGCGTGGCCGCGCCCAGGATCCACGACGGCCTCCGCACCGACCTGGTGGTCTTCGGCAGCCCCGGCATGGGCGTCCAGAACGCCGCCGAGCTCGGCGACGGCGTCCGGGTCTGGGCCACCCGCAACCCCACCGACTGGATCGGCAACGTCCCGTACCTCGAGGTCGGCGGCCTCGGCCACGGCGCCGACCCGACCGGCCCCGACTTCGACGCCGTCCAGGTCTCCTCGGCCGGCGCGGCCGGCCACACCGGCTACCTCTCCCCGCACACCGCCAGCCTGCGCAACTTCGGCTCGATCGCCCTCGGCGACTACGGCGACGTCACCCACCCCTGA
- a CDS encoding aldo/keto reductase codes for MTLPTAVLGTNGPTVGVQGLGCMGMSEFYGPTDTAEALATLDAALEAGVTLFDTADIYGSGHNEELIGPFVRANRDRVVLATKFAIERKADDPSYRGVRNDPAYIHAAVDASLRRLGVDVIDLYYMHRRDPQVPLAESVGAMGELVAAGKVRHLGLSEVTGEELREAHAVHPIAALQSEWSIFSRDVENTAVPAAAELGVAFVPYSPLGRGFLTGSFAAAETLSADDYRRAHPQFSGANAAGNAALVAPIKEIAEARGVTAAQVALAWVQQRAEVHGLTVVPIPGTRKRSRLAENTAAATLRLSAEELAVLEPIAGKVAGNRYADMTFTSAGRE; via the coding sequence ATGACTCTCCCCACCGCCGTCCTCGGCACGAACGGCCCGACCGTCGGGGTCCAGGGCCTCGGCTGCATGGGCATGAGCGAGTTCTACGGCCCCACCGACACCGCCGAGGCGCTGGCCACGCTGGACGCCGCGCTGGAGGCCGGGGTCACCCTGTTCGACACCGCCGACATCTACGGTTCGGGCCACAACGAGGAGTTGATCGGCCCGTTCGTCCGCGCCAACCGGGACAGGGTGGTGCTGGCCACCAAGTTCGCCATCGAGCGCAAGGCGGACGACCCGTCGTACCGGGGCGTCCGCAACGACCCGGCGTACATCCACGCCGCCGTGGACGCCTCGCTGCGGCGCCTGGGCGTCGACGTGATCGACCTGTACTACATGCACCGGCGTGACCCGCAGGTGCCGCTGGCCGAATCGGTCGGCGCCATGGGCGAGTTGGTCGCCGCGGGCAAGGTCCGGCACCTCGGGCTCTCCGAGGTGACCGGGGAGGAGCTGCGGGAGGCGCACGCGGTGCACCCGATCGCGGCCCTCCAGTCGGAGTGGTCGATCTTCTCCCGCGACGTGGAGAACACCGCCGTCCCGGCGGCCGCCGAGCTCGGCGTCGCCTTCGTGCCGTACTCGCCGCTCGGCCGCGGCTTCCTGACCGGCTCCTTCGCGGCGGCGGAGACCCTCAGCGCGGACGACTACCGCCGGGCGCACCCGCAGTTCAGCGGGGCGAACGCGGCGGGCAACGCGGCGCTGGTGGCACCGATCAAGGAGATCGCCGAGGCGCGGGGCGTGACGGCCGCTCAGGTGGCGCTGGCCTGGGTGCAGCAGCGGGCCGAGGTGCACGGCCTGACCGTCGTCCCGATCCCCGGCACCCGGAAGCGGAGCCGCCTGGCGGAGAACACCGCGGCGGCGACGCTTCGGCTCTCGGCGGAGGAGCTCGCCGTCCTGGAGCCCATCGCGGGCAAGGTGGCGGGCAATCGCTATGCCGACATGACCTTCACGTCGGCCGGCCGGGAGTAA
- a CDS encoding MerR family transcriptional regulator codes for MTCGQAYSAPSADASRTPRHSISEVATASGLTAHTLRWYERIGLLDPVDRSHSGQRRYSDADLARLAFLGRLRLTGMTVADMLRYVELAREGDQTYTQRHELLVAHRETVRQQIADLHATLAVLDYKIDLYAGGPAVPSCRETTDRKKRSA; via the coding sequence CTGACCTGCGGACAGGCGTACAGCGCGCCGAGCGCGGACGCGAGCCGTACCCCGCGCCACAGCATCAGCGAGGTCGCGACGGCGAGCGGGCTCACCGCCCACACGCTGCGCTGGTACGAGCGGATCGGCCTGCTCGATCCGGTCGACCGCTCGCACTCCGGCCAACGCCGGTACAGCGACGCCGACTTGGCTCGACTGGCCTTCCTCGGCCGGCTGCGGCTGACCGGGATGACGGTGGCCGACATGCTCCGCTACGTGGAGCTGGCCCGCGAGGGCGACCAGACCTACACCCAGCGCCACGAGCTCCTGGTGGCCCACCGCGAGACCGTCCGGCAGCAGATCGCCGATCTGCACGCGACGCTCGCGGTCCTCGACTACAAGATCGACCTGTACGCGGGCGGCCCGGCCGTGCCGAGCTGCCGCGAGACGACCGACAGGAAGAAGCGAAGCGCATGA
- a CDS encoding serine hydrolase, with product MESLRMIEDWPVPNAATAVVRGADGAVLGAHGPQDQLFPLASVTKLLTSYAVLVAVEEGVFELDDPAGPEGSTVRHLLAHTSGLAFDEQKAMAAPGTRRLYSNAGFEVLSEALAKASGIAFADYAAEAVFAPLGMTATLINTAHRSPAGAGGLSTVTDLAKFAAELQAPRLLDPSTVTRATREIAYPGLSGVLPGFGHRRPNDWGLGFEIRSDKSPHWTGTTSSPATFGHFGQSGTFLWVDPAAGLACIALTDRDFGPWAAEAWPAFTDAVLSEVRR from the coding sequence ATGGAGAGCTTGCGGATGATCGAGGACTGGCCGGTACCGAACGCGGCGACGGCGGTGGTGCGAGGCGCGGACGGCGCCGTGCTGGGCGCGCACGGCCCACAGGACCAGCTGTTCCCACTGGCCTCGGTGACGAAGCTGCTGACCTCGTACGCCGTGCTGGTGGCCGTGGAGGAGGGCGTCTTCGAGCTGGACGACCCGGCGGGGCCGGAGGGGTCGACCGTGCGGCACCTGCTGGCGCACACCTCGGGTCTGGCCTTCGACGAGCAGAAGGCGATGGCCGCCCCCGGCACCCGGCGGCTCTACTCCAACGCCGGCTTCGAGGTGCTGTCCGAGGCCCTCGCCAAGGCCTCCGGGATCGCCTTCGCGGACTACGCGGCCGAAGCGGTGTTCGCTCCGCTCGGGATGACGGCCACCCTGATCAACACCGCCCACCGCTCGCCGGCCGGCGCCGGTGGCCTCTCCACCGTCACCGACCTGGCCAAGTTCGCCGCCGAGCTGCAGGCCCCCCGCCTGCTCGACCCCTCCACCGTCACCCGGGCCACCCGCGAGATCGCCTACCCGGGCCTGAGCGGCGTCCTCCCCGGCTTCGGCCACCGCCGCCCCAACGACTGGGGCCTCGGCTTCGAGATCCGCAGCGACAAGTCCCCCCACTGGACCGGCACCACCAGCTCCCCCGCGACCTTCGGCCACTTCGGCCAGTCCGGCACCTTCCTCTGGGTCGACCCCGCCGCCGGCCTCGCCTGCATCGCCCTCACCGACCGCGACTTCGGCCCCTGGGCAGCAGAGGCCTGGCCGGCCTTCACGGATGCAGTGTTGTCCGAAGTGAGGCGTTAA
- a CDS encoding DUF6624 domain-containing protein — protein sequence MAEADHRAAPWANSGDPEEQLAWRRLTAEHADWLGEFLDEHGWPTAELVGVEAARAGWLIAQHADRQLELQRRAVRLLARAVAQGQAGERELAFLRDRVLVNEGQEQVYGTQIAGVRDGRPVPWPCVEPERLDERRAAVGIPPFEAYVAPYC from the coding sequence ATGGCCGAGGCTGACCACCGGGCGGCGCCTTGGGCGAACAGCGGGGATCCGGAGGAGCAGTTGGCCTGGCGGCGGCTGACGGCCGAACATGCGGACTGGCTGGGGGAGTTCCTCGACGAGCACGGCTGGCCGACGGCTGAGCTGGTGGGGGTGGAGGCGGCTCGGGCGGGGTGGCTGATCGCTCAACACGCCGATCGGCAGCTGGAGTTGCAGCGGCGGGCGGTGCGGCTGCTGGCCCGGGCGGTGGCGCAGGGGCAGGCGGGGGAGCGGGAGTTGGCGTTCCTGCGGGACCGGGTGTTGGTCAACGAGGGGCAGGAGCAGGTCTACGGGACGCAGATCGCGGGGGTGCGGGACGGGCGGCCGGTGCCCTGGCCGTGCGTGGAGCCGGAGCGGTTGGACGAGCGGCGGGCTGCCGTGGGCATCCCGCCGTTCGAGGCGTACGTCGCGCCGTACTGCTGA
- a CDS encoding YafY family protein → MKADRLLSIMLLLQTRGQVPAAELAERLEVSVRTVYRDVEALSAAGVPVWAERGRHGGIRLLPGYRTDVTGLTGDEARALFVLAADGAHEALGLGGAIDSALRKVMAALPAPHRPAAERTSERVLVDPARWRAQAAGEVDLGELQRAVFADQRLELSYRHSGTREVAEYVVDPYGLVSKAGVWYLVADLAGEPRLFRADRVRGARGLAEPVRRRGGLGLAEVWGGLRESVERRPSEVRVRIRVRRSALDMFLRIHQGLVLESYELTCELVELVIGLGSVRAARMLLTYGADVEVVEPREVREELAAAAREVLGVYQ, encoded by the coding sequence ATGAAAGCCGACCGGCTGCTCTCGATCATGTTGCTGCTCCAGACCCGGGGGCAGGTGCCCGCCGCCGAACTGGCCGAGCGGCTGGAGGTCTCCGTCCGCACGGTGTACCGGGACGTGGAGGCGCTCTCGGCGGCCGGGGTGCCGGTCTGGGCGGAGCGCGGGCGGCACGGCGGGATCCGGCTGCTGCCGGGCTACCGGACGGACGTCACGGGGCTGACCGGGGACGAGGCGCGGGCGCTGTTCGTCCTCGCGGCGGACGGGGCGCACGAGGCGCTCGGGCTGGGCGGGGCGATCGACTCGGCGCTGCGGAAGGTGATGGCGGCCCTGCCGGCCCCGCACCGGCCGGCGGCGGAACGGACCAGCGAGCGGGTGCTGGTGGACCCGGCACGGTGGCGGGCGCAGGCCGCCGGGGAGGTGGACCTCGGGGAGCTGCAGCGGGCTGTCTTCGCGGACCAGCGGCTGGAGTTGAGCTACCGGCACAGCGGTACGCGGGAGGTCGCGGAGTACGTGGTCGACCCGTACGGGCTGGTGAGCAAGGCGGGGGTCTGGTACCTGGTGGCCGATCTGGCGGGGGAGCCGCGGCTGTTCCGGGCGGACCGCGTCCGGGGTGCCAGGGGGCTGGCGGAGCCGGTGCGGCGGCGGGGTGGGTTGGGGCTCGCGGAGGTGTGGGGCGGGCTGCGGGAGTCGGTGGAGCGGCGGCCCAGTGAGGTGCGGGTGCGGATCCGGGTGCGGCGGTCGGCGCTGGACATGTTCTTGCGGATCCACCAGGGGCTGGTGCTCGAGTCGTACGAACTGACCTGCGAGTTGGTCGAGTTGGTGATCGGGCTCGGCTCGGTGCGGGCCGCTCGCATGCTGCTCACGTACGGCGCGGATGTGGAGGTGGTGGAGCCGCGCGAAGTCAGGGAGGAGTTGGCGGCTGCGGCGCGGGAGGTGCTGGGGGTGTACCAGTGA
- a CDS encoding TIGR03086 family metal-binding protein, with protein sequence MSGTTTDPRPGYQAALDQLEKLVATITPEQLSLPTPCSEYDLRALLSHVIGGIHRIAYVGEGGHAGDVVAATGEIADDAWPAVLTRARARVTAAWADDARLDAVAVAPWGEVPGRAALGGYVMEAVTHTWDIARATGQEAALDDTLAEAALAVAKFVLPAERRGDDVPFGPVQPIADDAPAYHQLAAWLGRRP encoded by the coding sequence ATGAGCGGCACCACCACCGACCCCCGCCCCGGCTACCAGGCCGCGCTCGACCAGCTGGAGAAGCTGGTCGCCACCATCACCCCCGAGCAGCTCTCGCTGCCCACCCCGTGCAGCGAGTACGACCTCCGGGCCCTGCTCAGCCACGTCATCGGCGGCATCCACCGGATCGCCTACGTCGGTGAGGGCGGCCACGCCGGCGATGTCGTCGCGGCCACCGGGGAGATCGCCGACGACGCCTGGCCGGCCGTCCTCACCCGGGCCCGCGCCCGCGTCACCGCCGCCTGGGCGGACGACGCCCGCCTGGACGCCGTGGCCGTCGCCCCCTGGGGTGAAGTCCCGGGCCGCGCGGCCCTCGGCGGCTACGTGATGGAGGCCGTGACCCACACCTGGGACATCGCCCGGGCCACCGGCCAGGAGGCCGCCCTCGACGACACCCTCGCCGAAGCCGCCCTCGCCGTGGCCAAGTTCGTCCTCCCGGCCGAGCGGCGCGGCGACGACGTCCCCTTCGGCCCCGTCCAGCCGATCGCCGACGACGCCCCGGCCTACCACCAGCTCGCCGCCTGGCTGGGTCGCCGACCCTGA